A region from the Musa acuminata AAA Group cultivar baxijiao chromosome BXJ1-10, Cavendish_Baxijiao_AAA, whole genome shotgun sequence genome encodes:
- the LOC135594923 gene encoding DNA polymerase zeta processivity subunit-like → MDRKNTSPQGETARVLVEFLEVAITSIVFLKGFYPSEAFERRRYMNVVVHRARHPQLSGYIHSVTAGLLPFVQKGLLERVNVIFYDNEHVPVEKFVFKIIVNQSYNSKVEENDLEFALRAFLIKLTVAEPLTKPLPSGSSWEVTAYFRALPQDSSNKEARMWVPTDTKQWLQPPDITPIKSMSSEPLKVQLYLEHPNPSEPKNLGV, encoded by the exons ATGGATCGGAAGAACACCTCTCCTCAAG GCGAAACGGCTCGTGTCTTGGTTGAGTTCTTGGAGGTCGCCATCACCTCCATCGTCTTCCTCAAGGGCTTCTATCCTTCTG AGGCCTTTGAGAGGAGGAGGTACATGAACGTGGTGGTGCACAGGGCGCGGCACCCGCAGCTCTCCGGCTACATCCACTCCGTGACTGCCGGTCTCCTCCCCTTCGTCCAAaag GGGTTGCTGGAGAGGGTGAATGTGATCTTCTACGACAATGAACATGTCCCGGTCGAAAAATTCGTTTTCAAGATTATTGTCAACCAGTCTTACAACTCCAAGGTGGAAGAGAATGATCTTGAGTTTGCTCTCAGAGCATTCCTCATCAAGCTGACAGTCGCTGAGCCCCTTACCAAACCTCTTCCATCTG GTAGCAGTTGGGAGGTCACTGCCTACTTTCGAGCCCTTCCTCAGGACAGCAGCAACAAGGAGGCTCGGATGTGGGTTCCAACGGACACAAAGCAGTGGCTGCAGCCCCCAGACATAACACCGATAAAATCAATGAGCAGCGAGCCTTTGAAGGTACAACTTTACCTAGAACATCCCAATCCTTCAGAACCAAAGAATCTAGGAGTGTGA
- the LOC104000115 gene encoding CDP-diacylglycerol--glycerol-3-phosphate 3-phosphatidyltransferase 2, protein MALGSAQAPLAAVAATSGESVRRRAGDAVRGRSSANGDAASSMGSLYEFRNGRGEIEMNGSGSVKQSPPPLLQQSGTPKLLTLPTVLTIGRVAAVPLLVSTFYMDGWWATTATTGIFLLAALTDWLDGYIARKMRLGTAFGAFLDPVADKLMVSATLVLLCTKPLKCAVFWDVPWLLAAPSITIIGREITMSSVREWAASQNGRALEAVAVNSFGKWKTATQMTALTVLLASRDPRLAAMTGLVAAGVVLLYISAGLAVWSLVVYMKKIWRLLLK, encoded by the exons ATGGCTCTTGGATCCGCGCAGGCGCCTCTCGCGGCCGTGGCCGCCACGTCGGGCGAGAGCGTGAGAAGACGGGCGGGTGATGCCGTAAGAGGGAGGAGCAGCGCCAACGGGGACGCCGCGAGCTCCATGGGTTCCCTTTACGAGTTCCGGAACGGGAGAGGGGAGATCGAGATGAATGGGAGCGGCAGCGTCAAGCAAtctccgccgccgctgctgcagcAGAGCGGCACGCCGAAGCTGCTCACGCTGCCGACGGTTCTCACGATCGGCCGGGTTGCTGCCGTCCCCCTTCTCGTGAGCA CTTTCTACATGGATGGTTGGTGGGCAACAACTGCTACAACAGGCATCTTTCTTCTCGCAGCACTTACAGATTGGCTAGATGGCTATATTGCACGAAAG ATGAGACTGGGAACTGCATTTGGTGCATTTTTGGATCCTGTAGCTGACAAG CTTATGGTTTCTGCCACGTTGGTTTTGTTGTGCACCAAACCTTTGAAATGTGCTGTATTTTGGGATGTTCCATGGCTTCTGGCAGCACCTTCAATCACCATTATTGGTAGAGAG ATAACTATGTCATCAGTTAGAGAGTGGGCTGCATCCCAGAATGGTAGAGCTCTTGAG GCAGTAGCAGTAAATAGTTTTGGGAAATGGAAAACAGCAACACAAATGACTGCACTGACTGTTCTTCTTGCTAGTAGAGATCCCAG ACTTGCAGCGATGACTGGTTTGGTTGCTGCCGGTGTTGTCCTGCTTTACATTTCAGCTGGGCTTGCTGTATGGTCACTAGTTGTGTACATGAAAAAGATATGGAGATTATTGCTGAAGTAG